A section of the Deltaproteobacteria bacterium genome encodes:
- a CDS encoding AzlC family ABC transporter permease: MVPPSESSRSANPSGTSLWEGVRAAWPICLGYFPIGLAFGVLAQKAGLNPLEIGCMSLLVFAGSSQFIAVSMLAGGATVSPIVATTFMVNLRHLLMSSSLAVYLQRLPRGWLSLFAYGITDESFAVNLTRFRRGSWHWPQALALNHTANIAWLSSTIIGGFSGQFIPAGSFGIDYALVAMFICLLVLQLHGGLYVLTAACAAVVAVVLALLLPGNGYIVLASLFAATCGTALKRVYGRRYRL, translated from the coding sequence ATGGTACCGCCATCCGAATCCAGCCGCTCGGCAAACCCTTCTGGCACCAGCCTCTGGGAAGGCGTTAGAGCTGCCTGGCCCATCTGCCTGGGCTACTTTCCCATCGGCCTTGCCTTCGGTGTTCTGGCCCAGAAGGCAGGGCTCAACCCTCTGGAAATCGGCTGCATGTCTCTGCTGGTATTTGCGGGCAGCTCCCAGTTCATCGCTGTGTCCATGTTGGCTGGCGGCGCCACTGTCTCACCTATCGTGGCCACCACCTTTATGGTCAACCTCCGACATCTGCTCATGAGCTCTTCTCTTGCTGTCTACTTGCAGCGGCTCCCCAGGGGCTGGCTGTCGCTCTTTGCCTATGGAATTACCGATGAAAGCTTCGCTGTCAACCTGACAAGATTCAGACGAGGAAGCTGGCACTGGCCCCAGGCCCTGGCTCTCAACCACACAGCCAATATTGCCTGGTTGAGCAGCACCATTATAGGCGGTTTCAGTGGCCAGTTTATTCCGGCAGGCTCCTTTGGCATCGACTATGCCCTGGTGGCCATGTTCATTTGCTTGCTGGTATTGCAGCTCCACGGAGGGTTGTATGTCCTCACCGCTGCCTGTGCCGCCGTGGTTGCCGTAGTGCTGGCCCTGCTGCTTCCGGGTAATGGCTATATCGTCCTTGCTTCCCTGTTTGCTGCAACCTGCGGCACAGCGCTCAAAAGGGTGTACGGTCGGAGATATCGTTTATGA
- a CDS encoding DMT family transporter, whose product MDVRTYKADSLLMLTAIIWGGAFVAQRVGMDHVGPLTFNGVRFALGALTLMPLALRQSPAAKMPAELLPSFTTRQTLLGGALAGIALFAGATLQQVGLLYTTAGKAGFITGLYVVIVPLLGMIWRQWPGWGDWTGAILAAAGLYLLSVSEQFTLAPGDAWEVAGAFMWAAHMLIIGWLSPRVNGIRLACAQYIVCSTLSLLVACFTEEILLSGLLAATVPILYGGVMSVGIAYTLQVVAQRVAPPTHAAIILSLEAVFAALAGWLILGETLSLRAMLGCGLMLSGMLVAQLWRSPSLCCREDCSEKPTPEHSEKTHRN is encoded by the coding sequence ATGGATGTGAGAACCTATAAAGCTGACTCCCTGCTGATGCTCACCGCGATCATCTGGGGAGGAGCCTTTGTGGCCCAGAGAGTGGGCATGGATCACGTGGGCCCCCTTACTTTCAATGGCGTGCGCTTTGCTCTCGGTGCTCTCACTCTGATGCCGCTGGCCCTGCGCCAGAGCCCTGCCGCCAAGATGCCCGCAGAGCTGCTGCCGAGCTTCACCACCAGGCAGACTCTTCTGGGAGGAGCCCTGGCAGGAATAGCGCTTTTTGCTGGTGCCACCTTGCAGCAGGTGGGGCTGCTGTATACCACAGCTGGCAAGGCTGGCTTCATCACCGGGCTCTACGTGGTGATCGTGCCATTGCTGGGTATGATCTGGAGACAATGGCCTGGCTGGGGGGACTGGACCGGCGCCATTTTGGCCGCCGCAGGCCTCTATTTGCTCAGTGTGAGCGAGCAGTTCACTCTTGCTCCGGGAGATGCCTGGGAAGTGGCAGGTGCCTTCATGTGGGCTGCCCACATGTTGATAATCGGCTGGTTGTCCCCACGGGTAAATGGCATTCGCCTCGCCTGTGCCCAGTACATCGTCTGTTCCACTCTGAGTCTCCTGGTTGCCTGCTTTACAGAAGAGATCCTCCTGAGTGGCCTGCTGGCAGCCACCGTGCCAATTCTCTATGGCGGCGTCATGTCTGTTGGCATTGCCTATACCCTGCAGGTTGTGGCCCAGCGTGTGGCCCCACCCACTCATGCCGCCATAATCCTCAGCCTGGAAGCTGTTTTTGCCGCCCTGGCAGGCTGGCTTATCCTGGGTGAAACCCTCAGCCTCAGGGCCATGCTCGGCTGCGGCCTCATGCTCTCGGGGATGCTGGTGGCGCAGCTCTGGCGCTCTCCATCCCTTTGCTGCAGGGAGGACTGCAGTGAGAAGCCTACTCCGGAGCACTCCGAAAAGACTCACCGCAACTAG
- a CDS encoding Hsp20/alpha crystallin family protein, with translation MADKELQVREKQQVQAEAEQTKPGPVFVPAVDIFESENEITLLADLPGVASDSISIDLTEGQLTISAEVEDQTADNERFLLKEYETGRFHREFSLSDRIDQSKISATMKDGVLRLVLPKVEKARPRKIEVKAG, from the coding sequence ATGGCAGACAAGGAACTGCAGGTGAGAGAAAAACAGCAGGTGCAGGCGGAAGCAGAGCAGACCAAGCCAGGGCCTGTATTCGTGCCAGCAGTTGACATTTTCGAATCGGAAAACGAGATCACTTTGCTTGCTGACTTGCCAGGGGTAGCGAGCGATAGTATCAGCATAGACCTGACTGAGGGACAATTGACCATTTCAGCCGAAGTAGAAGATCAGACCGCAGACAATGAGAGATTCTTGCTTAAGGAATACGAAACCGGCAGATTCCATCGAGAATTCAGCCTGTCTGATCGCATTGATCAGAGCAAGATCTCTGCCACCATGAAGGACGGTGTCCTGCGGCTGGTATTGCCAAAAGTGGAAAAGGCAAGACCGCGAAAGATCGAGGTAAAGGCAGGCTGA
- a CDS encoding NAD(P)-dependent oxidoreductase — MNTASSKTLRFGTDAPLGWIGTGIVGLSMCSHLLRYGHRLTVFNRTRAKAQPLLDKGASWAESPREVAANSTVVFTMVGFPEDVRQVYLEEHGILSGARPGSIVVDMTTSTPSLAREIYRRAQAAGVQAVDAPVSGGDVGAREAALSIMVGGDREAVEAIRPLLAVMGKQVVHQGGPGAGQHTKMCNQIVIAGTMIGVCESLLYGYKAGLDLEKMLRSVSSGAAACGMLTNLAPRILRRDFDPGFFVDHFVKDMAIALEEARRLQLSLPGLALVQQLYLAVKAQGHGKLGTQALILALEQLCSTEISSPPATPGG; from the coding sequence ATGAATACTGCCAGCAGCAAAACTCTGCGCTTCGGTACGGATGCACCTCTTGGCTGGATTGGCACGGGAATTGTGGGTCTTTCCATGTGCAGCCATCTGCTGAGATACGGCCACCGCCTGACCGTGTTCAATCGCACCAGGGCAAAGGCGCAGCCTCTCCTCGATAAGGGAGCTTCCTGGGCGGAATCGCCCCGGGAGGTGGCGGCCAATTCTACTGTCGTCTTTACCATGGTGGGTTTTCCCGAGGATGTCAGGCAGGTCTACCTTGAAGAACACGGCATTCTCTCGGGAGCGCGGCCTGGCAGTATTGTGGTAGACATGACCACCAGCACACCATCGCTTGCCAGAGAGATTTACCGGAGAGCGCAGGCCGCCGGCGTACAGGCAGTAGATGCGCCTGTATCGGGCGGTGATGTGGGCGCCAGGGAAGCTGCCCTTTCCATAATGGTGGGTGGGGACCGGGAGGCGGTGGAAGCCATCAGGCCTCTGCTCGCTGTGATGGGAAAACAGGTTGTCCATCAGGGCGGCCCCGGAGCAGGTCAGCACACCAAGATGTGCAATCAGATAGTCATTGCCGGAACCATGATTGGAGTGTGCGAGAGTCTGCTCTACGGCTACAAGGCGGGTCTCGATCTGGAAAAAATGCTGCGTTCTGTGAGCAGCGGCGCTGCCGCCTGCGGCATGCTGACGAATCTGGCGCCGCGCATCCTGCGTCGAGACTTTGATCCCGGTTTTTTTGTGGACCACTTTGTCAAGGATATGGCCATTGCCCTGGAAGAGGCCAGACGCCTCCAACTCTCCTTGCCGGGCCTGGCTCTGGTCCAGCAGCTCTATCTGGCAGTAAAGGCCCAGGGCCACGGCAAGCTTGGCACCCAGGCCCTCATCCTGGCGCTAGAGCAGCTCTGCAGTACAGAGATATCCAGCCCTCCAGCCACACCAGGCGGGTGA
- a CDS encoding AzlD domain-containing protein, with product MNQSDYLLLVLGMGVVTYLPRWVPLLFLSRRQLPQWFVEWLDLLPVAILSALLAPELVTHGVPRCLSLSQAKLWVALPTFVFALKTKSLGGTVLVGMALYWVAGKIF from the coding sequence ATGAATCAGAGCGACTACCTGCTGCTGGTCCTTGGCATGGGTGTAGTCACTTACCTGCCGCGCTGGGTGCCACTTCTTTTTCTGTCCAGGAGACAATTGCCCCAGTGGTTTGTAGAGTGGTTGGATCTGCTGCCGGTGGCCATTCTGAGTGCCCTGCTGGCACCCGAGCTCGTCACGCACGGTGTACCTCGCTGTCTCAGTTTGTCCCAGGCAAAACTGTGGGTCGCCCTGCCGACTTTTGTCTTTGCCTTGAAAACAAAGTCCCTTGGCGGCACCGTGCTGGTGGGCATGGCCCTTTACTGGGTGGCAGGCAAGATTTTCTGA
- a CDS encoding Hsp20/alpha crystallin family protein — protein MAVVRWRPGLFGWQKDPFAEMERLQREISRLFESFSGTQRVSTAGVFPAINVSEDSENLYVRAELPGVSPEDIEITTQDNNLIIKGERKIAAEGEDVCYHRREREAGRFQRITSLPSKIDSSRVTAVCKNGVLTVTLPKAIEAKPRQIEVKSS, from the coding sequence ATGGCAGTAGTGAGATGGCGGCCAGGCCTTTTTGGCTGGCAAAAGGATCCTTTTGCCGAAATGGAGCGTTTGCAGAGAGAGATCAGCAGATTGTTCGAATCTTTCTCTGGGACACAGAGGGTCTCTACTGCCGGTGTGTTTCCGGCCATCAATGTTTCGGAAGACAGTGAGAACCTTTATGTGCGGGCAGAACTGCCCGGGGTGTCTCCAGAGGATATCGAGATCACTACCCAGGACAACAATCTGATTATCAAGGGGGAGAGAAAGATAGCTGCGGAGGGCGAGGACGTATGTTACCACAGGCGGGAGCGCGAAGCAGGACGATTCCAGAGAATAACCTCCCTGCCTTCGAAAATAGACTCGAGTAGGGTAACTGCTGTGTGCAAGAATGGTGTCTTGACGGTAACACTTCCCAAGGCAATTGAAGCAAAGCCGCGGCAGATCGAAGTGAAGTCCTCTTGA
- a CDS encoding enoyl-CoA hydratase/isomerase family protein — MAYTNVLVDVQDHIGRITLNRPEEMNTFNVPFARELNDALRELDQNPEVRVVIIGAAGKHFSTGISLAEFKDKNHGDYREFIKLMDEHNHTIAGMKKPVIAEVKGYAIANGAGLVFACDLAVAAEDAKIGTTAINVGLICLGPAVPLARLVGRRKTLEMVLGGDIISAAEAEKLGLVNKVVPADKLEEATTDLANKLAAKSPLALQIGKVGIYALEDLPYHKAVDYMSELFAGLCVTEDAMEGLQAFQEKRKPVWKGR, encoded by the coding sequence ATGGCTTACACCAATGTGCTGGTAGACGTTCAGGACCACATCGGCCGCATAACCCTCAATCGACCAGAGGAAATGAACACCTTCAATGTACCTTTTGCCCGTGAGCTCAATGATGCTCTCAGAGAGCTGGACCAGAACCCGGAAGTGCGCGTTGTCATCATAGGAGCTGCGGGCAAGCATTTCTCCACTGGCATTTCGCTGGCTGAATTCAAGGACAAGAACCACGGCGACTATCGAGAATTCATCAAGCTGATGGATGAACACAATCACACTATAGCCGGAATGAAAAAGCCGGTCATTGCTGAGGTCAAGGGATATGCCATAGCCAACGGCGCCGGGCTGGTCTTTGCCTGCGATCTGGCTGTGGCCGCAGAAGATGCCAAGATAGGAACCACTGCCATCAATGTGGGCCTTATCTGTCTGGGGCCGGCCGTGCCCCTGGCCAGGCTGGTAGGTCGCAGAAAGACCCTGGAAATGGTGCTGGGCGGAGACATAATCTCAGCTGCCGAAGCAGAAAAGCTTGGACTGGTGAACAAGGTGGTTCCTGCCGACAAGCTCGAAGAAGCCACTACTGACCTGGCCAACAAACTGGCGGCCAAGAGCCCTCTCGCCTTGCAGATTGGCAAGGTAGGCATCTATGCCCTCGAGGATCTTCCCTATCACAAGGCCGTCGACTACATGAGCGAACTTTTTGCCGGCCTCTGTGTCACAGAAGACGCCATGGAAGGTCTGCAAGCTTTTCAGGAAAAAAGAAAGCCCGTCTGGAAGGGCCGTTGA
- the manA gene encoding mannose-6-phosphate isomerase, class I, with protein sequence MELLQNPIQEYDWGSTTAIAELLGQPTPSPSPQAELWMGAHPRAPSRILWQGSWRPLPELIQEYPEEILGPRTAQKFAGQLPFLFKVLAAARPLSLQAHPNKVQAEEGFARENSRGIPLDAPERNYKDSNHKPEIICALTDFWGLNGFRPIPETLRWLHILDIAGLQPAVQRLQQQPDQQGLRRFLEDLLTMSSQQRLSVVAEISEAVKELDRKVPEFYWVTKLLQDYPQDIGVIAPLFLNLICLQPGEAMYLAAGDLHAYLQGTGIELMANSDNVLRGGLTRKHVDVAELLTVLSFREKKLAILTPRQLPSGEKLYETPAEEFSLAVISVSQESPFSSRANRSVEILICTAGDAWLTAMDSGKKIHLLRGRSVLVPAVVKEYHLKGRAEIYRATVPI encoded by the coding sequence ATTGAATTGCTGCAGAACCCCATCCAGGAATATGACTGGGGTTCTACCACCGCCATCGCCGAGTTGCTCGGTCAGCCGACGCCCTCCCCTTCGCCGCAGGCGGAACTATGGATGGGGGCACATCCGCGGGCGCCATCCAGAATTCTCTGGCAAGGGAGTTGGCGGCCTCTGCCGGAGCTGATACAGGAGTATCCAGAAGAAATTCTGGGTCCGCGCACTGCCCAGAAATTCGCCGGGCAGCTGCCATTCTTGTTCAAAGTCCTTGCCGCTGCCAGACCGCTGTCTCTGCAAGCTCATCCCAACAAAGTCCAGGCAGAAGAGGGGTTTGCCAGGGAAAATAGCCGAGGAATCCCCCTGGACGCACCAGAACGCAATTACAAAGACAGCAACCACAAGCCGGAGATCATCTGTGCCCTCACAGACTTCTGGGGCTTGAACGGCTTTCGTCCCATCCCAGAGACGCTCAGGTGGCTGCACATTCTGGACATAGCCGGACTGCAACCGGCAGTGCAACGGTTGCAGCAGCAACCTGATCAGCAAGGATTGCGCCGGTTTCTCGAGGACTTGCTCACCATGAGCAGTCAACAAAGGCTTTCGGTTGTGGCAGAGATCAGCGAAGCAGTGAAGGAGCTTGACAGGAAGGTTCCAGAGTTTTACTGGGTCACAAAGCTGTTGCAGGACTATCCCCAGGACATAGGAGTCATAGCTCCCCTGTTTCTCAATCTAATTTGCTTGCAGCCGGGAGAAGCCATGTATCTGGCTGCCGGGGATCTGCACGCCTATCTGCAAGGAACCGGCATCGAATTGATGGCCAACTCCGACAACGTCTTGCGGGGCGGCCTCACCAGAAAACACGTGGATGTGGCGGAGCTTCTCACGGTGCTGAGCTTCCGTGAAAAAAAGCTGGCAATCCTCACCCCCCGACAGCTCCCTTCAGGAGAAAAGCTTTATGAGACCCCTGCGGAAGAATTCTCTCTGGCCGTAATTTCCGTCAGCCAGGAGAGCCCCTTCAGCAGCAGAGCCAATCGCAGCGTGGAAATCCTCATCTGCACTGCAGGAGACGCGTGGCTTACCGCTATGGACAGCGGCAAGAAAATTCATCTTCTCCGAGGCCGATCCGTTCTGGTGCCAGCTGTGGTCAAGGAGTATCACCTGAAGGGGAGGGCGGAAATCTACCGGGCAACCGTGCCCATCTAG